TTGGTTGCAGGAGCCGAGGCTGCTGTGCAGTCGTCGCTCAGCTTGAGTCGCTTCGCACCATCTTGGGACTGAAATGAAGCCGTGTGATGGAGCTTGATATTGACAATGCTCAGTAGGTGCAGGGAAGTCACACGAGCCTGTACCTGCACAGGGTCTATTCGGTCATGGACTAACCTGACTGAAGTCCAAGTCTGTCTCTCCATCCACCTTTGGAACTtcttccttgtcctcctccgcctccgagCTGCTGGCGTTGAGCTCTGGAGCCGCCTCCTTCATCATCTGTGCGGGAGGACAACAGGGTTCATTCTGTGGCTCTCATCTCAGGCGTTGTGTGGCAACGTCCGGCTGTCTTCTTACCCTCTGGTCTTCGATGACTTTGCGAATGTAGATGGTGGCTTGGGTGTACTCTCGGAGGTCCCTCTGCTGCTGGAAGAGGAAGCTCTCTCTGCACTCCCAACAGATGTCTGAACACACGAACACGCGGCACATCAAAGAGGTCCAAGAGGTCCACAATCCGGCAGAGATGTTGACGCGTGAGGCGATTGGGAGGCCACGCGTGTGTGAGGTGAAGCGCGTCTTACCGGGCTGAGTGGTGTACTGCGTGGTGGCGTCACTCAGTGAGGTCTCTCTGAAGCAGTGGATGGAGATCGCCTGGTCCACGATGAAGAGCCTGCTGATCACTTCCCATTCGCTGGGCCACAGCAGAGCTACACTGTGCAGGACAAACAGCACAACGTGAGACCAGTTCGGCGCGGCGCGGCTCAATAATGAATAATCATCCTACAATTACAATGTAGGTGCGAGCAACtattaaatactgtatataaataagCACAACTCACTGTTGTCCATCTCCGTTGATGAGCGAGTCGTAGGTGAACATGAACCCTCCGTGGGGACACAGCAGCAGAGTGTTTCCCACGTTAGACACCGGAGAGGATTTAGTGGGCctccttcaaaataagaccGGGAACTGAGATCATTTGAAATATTAACATTTCTGCTGAAAGATGTTACTTGAAACCCAAACTACTGGAACGCAGGAAGATCTCTGGCAGACACCCAGACAAAGCCATGTAAGCAGCGAGatacgtttaaaaaaagtataaatactGTTAAAGTGTATTCTATATTCAAATAGTTCCGCTGACAGACAGACCTTCCTGTCAACAGCCACAAGACTTAAACCTAAAAGCCTCATTTCtcactttaaaactcaaacaaATCCATTCAAGTCACTACTAATGTCACATCTGGTGGTCATGGCTGACTGTTGCCTGAGAGCAAATCACAAGCCATTCATTGGCACATAGAGCATTTTGTCTTGAAGATTGGTGCAATATAACAATAACATAAGATAAAAAACATATAagcaaaattaaaacaatataaacagataagatgataaaaaaaagaaaagatacagGCTGACTTCACTCCTCTGACATCGTGACTACACACAGCAAGGCCACAACAAAATAGTATTTTGTTCGTTACAATTGtttcttaaaaacaaacataccTGATGAATTTTCTCCACTCATCCACAAAAAACAGGGGGACGATGTAAAGTACGTCTGTATCCTGGAGAGAACGAGAGGAGTCAGAGGCCTTTTGGGGCGTACGTATGTTGGTATGTACGTATACGTAGTGGCTACATTGGACCCGGACGCTGGTGGACTGTTTACCTCAGGCCACTTGTTGAGTGTCGGCCGGTTCTTCTCATTGAAGAGGTTGAGCAGCTGGTTCTTCTGGTCCAAGGCCATCATCTTACTCACCGCCTCATTGTCCTTCTCTTCCTGCTCTAatgtctgcacacacagagtGAGACGCATCAACCTACAGTGGACTCCCTCTACACATTACTCTGAATGTCTGCTGTGCGTCTGTAGCTTTcatgattacagtttcagagcATTAGCACACAGCTACACATCAGGTGGTACAGTGAGAGCACAGAGCTGTGATCCATCAGCGCGTGATCTTCTCCTTCTCACTAACACGCAGCTGGCAAAGCTTCTGCCTTTTGGGAAAACCAGTGGCTTTGGTGAGCGAGGAGGCGGCGTGGTCCAGCACAGCGTCCACTCACCAGGCACTGCTGACACGACTCCTGGATTTGGGTGAATTCTGGGGCTTTGGGGAAATATTCCCTCAGCTTGGTCCAAACTTCGGAAGATACCAGCTTTCTTTCAGTCTCCAAAATACTCAGAGCTCCTacagcaggaacacacacacacacacttactacCTTGTGCTTTGTCATGAAAACAGTTATTGATTCTATGTCAGAAATGTTCTGTAACATCATTCTAGAAGCCCAGGATGGAACCGTACCGTGACAGCAGACAATATCTTCATTGAATGTCTTCATCTCGTCCCCGTTGCCCTCCGACAGCTCAGAGCCAAACTCTACGATAAAAACCATTCAGCACGAAGGTTAACAACACTCAACAGTTCTGTCAAGGAGGTTTGTGGGGGAtgtttgttcacacacacacacacacacacacactgtcggGGAATTATAACTTTGTAGCTGGATGCTACTGTTGCTTAAGCTAACGTAGCTCCTCAAGGTGGAAGTTGTTCACTTTCCTCAAGACGGTCTAACCAGTGACAAAGCAATAGTCCAGGTTCTaaggttcttttttttgccccacacacacactataaatcACATAATCATTTTCATATTAACGTGGATCCACTTGGATACCTACCTTTGTGTGGTCCCTGTCCGTTGGTCTGCCCATTGCTGTGTTTGGTTTCgtgctcgtcctcctccagttGTTCTAAAGCCAACTGCCTCCAGCTACGCAGGGATGCTTTTCCCACCCAGTAACCCTCACCACTGagcgagagacacacacacacacagtgagacacaCCCATGAGCGAGCTCCACAGCAATCCTGCATGAGGACCCCTCCCTCGTATGGTTCTATGTCCTCCCTCATTAACTACGGTCACTTTGAGACCACGTTCCTTCATAATATCAGCGGCAGCAACACATACCGGCTACGCAGCATTGAAGCGACTTTAACGCATGTTCCTTGTGGCTTTGAGCTGCCAAAATGACTTTGCTATTCATTCGCGTTTACCTGAGCGTGCGTTTCACCAGGTTGGTCACTTCCTTGTAGTCTTCGTTGAGCTGGTTCTTCAGCCGCAGCACTCTGCACCGCTGGCCAACACACTCTCTACACAGAGACGAGcctggacaaacacacacaggtgcaaTATGTTCAAATGTAGAAGACGAACATTGTGGTTTTAGAAGAAGTCAGGATGTGACACATTTATAAAGATTGCGATATGTTTTGAGCACAAAGttgcaatgtgaatgaatgaccTAAACTGACTCACTGCTTCTGTGTGATGTTGATCATTTATTAGAGTTAAGAAATTGCTCTATCAAGCTAAACTAACTTGCTTTTCAACAGATTAAAGGGATTTGAAGGTGACAAAAGCAGTGGATCGGCACAGCCTGCTTCCTGTGGTTATTTGCGTGTTatagtgtgtgtctctctctctctctctcacacacacacacacacacacacacagttgattACAAGTGACTGATGATTTGCAGAATTTGTAGAAATGACTGTGATACCTACTTCTGTGTAACTATTGAAGCTCATGATTTGAGCAGAGAGCAAACCCTGTGTTTGACTGACCGTCCATCCTCGGCCCTCCCCcgtagcgctcgtacaggagcTGAGCGGCTTGGAGGGAAACCCTCTTGGAGTCTGCCACCCTGTCTGGGTGCAGtttgccatgacaacagagaaagagggagtTGTCGATCTCCTTTGTGGCAGTGGAGTCCTCGAGCCACTTCTTCAACCACTCCAGAGGGATGAACTCATACGGCTCGCCTGAGGGGGGGAAAGCAGAGAGACACATCCGACATTAAGAGACACGGGACTTTggatcattcattcatcttcatTAAATCCAGGCAGCGTACGGCTGTGCATTTAGATACAGCGGCTTTGCtgggataaacacacacaagcaggagtacagctctgctgctcctgccGACACGCAACATATCAGACATGAGGACTTTCCACCTCGGCCTTCATGTGGGTTAAGATGTAACATTTTATGTCAGCTTTTGCTTGCTTCAAAGataaaagtgaaatgttgcCACTTTGGAATAATGAAATACAcagtaaatacatatatatgtacacgtAGATACTCCTTCAACACATGCTGTCTTACATTACTCATACAATGATACATGGTAGAATCATGTTTTGAGTAGAGAATCCTTTCATATTCTGAAATGCTGTGATACAATAGTGTCATTGCAAAAACACCCAAAATCAGAGTGCTACAGGTTTTAGGAATTAAGTTTAAGACACAGTATTCGCCCGATGCTCCTGGCTCAGTGGGCTGTTGTACTTGTAGTAGTACTACAGACAGCAGTATCCCCCCCCATCACAACACACATGTTCCCCGGCTTTAGTGTATCTGTTAAGTGGACTGTGGGTGGTTGGGGAATGTTTTTACCGACCGTCTTTTGCGGGTAAAAGCTCGTAGAGCTCTTTCACCTCCTCATGCTTGGCTTTGCCCTTATCAACGCTCTGTTTCCTCATGTCGGCCATCTCGTTGCACCACTCCTCAAACTTGTGGTTGTCTTGGTCCACCAACCTCTGAAGGAAGGCTGCCAACCGGGACACAAGGTAGAAGAAACCGTCAGACAGGAACCGGCATGAAGGCTGGATCTTTACTAGAATAACAACGTTCCTCAAGACACGCCCGAATCCCCTGACGCAAAACAAAGATGGCTTTTCtggccgccatctttgtttacGTCAAGGATTAAAAGGacacatcaaacaaacaaatcacttCTTATTCTACTTCTCACCTGGCACCTCGACGTTGGTCCAGGAGGGATCTGTGTTCTCCTCTTCCTGGACCTTGTACACCAGCATGTAGGCGTTTCGGGAGCAGTGGTAGCCTTTACTGCACTTTGGCTTTCGTGTCTGGGACTTCACTGTCTCAGCTGGGGACCATCAACGCCAAGAACAAGAGCAACAACTTTAGGAAAATGTATGTGTATACAGGAACTCCGGTGGGTGAAAGATTAGGCTGCAGTTTAACATTTGACTGGgttaaaaatacctttttaaaagtaaaataaaaaatgtctacATTGAGATAACGCCAGTGGACAATGAGACTCGTACTACATGAGGCGGGTGTGGAGACGTTCACTCATTCAGCACCACTCACCAATGTCCTCCTCAGTGCCGAGCTGCAGCTTCTTGCCTTCCATCTTCTCAATCTCCTCGTCGTTGAACTTGTACCAGTCGCCTGTCCGAGCGTCCTTCACGTGGGCGATGTAGTGGCCCGAATAGGCACTGATGCCACGATGGATCAGAACCGCACTCAGTTCATAAACACACTTGTGGTCTGGAAGAACAGTCCGTCCAAAGACGCACAAATATCAATCCGATTACTTTTCAACGAGTCATCAAAAAAAACAGTGTCCGCTGTTCTCTGGGATACGATGTGGTATATTTGAGCAAGCAATGCATCGCCAATTAAATACTGAGACACGTTAGCGAGTGAAGTTGTAGTGATGGTAATCCATCACCCACATGAATGTACCCTGCTTTGACCCGGAGGACTGTCTAAAGTGTCCCTCTTGCTTTCTCATATAAAGGACGAGGTCTTAAAACTTAATAATATGCACgtttagttttatttgtatagccgACAGGTCGGTATGCGTTGAAGGGAGCttggagaatgtgtgtgtgtgtgtcacagagggCATTACTGCCAATACCTGCTTTTCCTTCTAAAAAAGGCCCCATGTCCAGCTGCTCTGGAAAACTGATGAAGGTGTTGAGCTTCTTCTTGTGGCCCGTTTGCCTGGGGAAGACCACATGGTTCAGTAGACGGTATGACAGTCTGACATGCCGCTGCCTTTTATTCAAAAATCCAAGGTTCCCAAAGAGGAATCAACAAAGCATTTGGCTGACCTGTCGAAGACAAAGCGCATGAGCTGCAGGTTGAGGGTGGGAGGAATGCTGTGCAGTCTGATCCTGCGCGTCGCACACTGCTTAGTCTGACAGCTCTCACAGAAGTAGCGGTTCTCCCCATCCAACTTCTCCTCCTGACCGGTGCAGGAGGGTCACAGAGAGGTCAACCGGTGTGcaacagcaaaaacacacatctgtcaGAGCGGTGTGAGTGTTCCTTACAAATGCCTTCTTGTCGcaataaagataaaaaataataaaaataagtaaagttgtgtgtgtgtgcttggatGCCTGATGAATACAAACACAGCAGAACCACTGTCCCAGGGTGTAGGTGGTGAAAGCTACCTTCAGGAACTCTGTGACACACTCGGTGAGGTTCTTGTTGCCCTGGATGTTCAGCTCCAGCTCGTAGAATCGGGACGGCAGTGCAGATGATCGTCCACACTCGTTACAGCTGGAAGACAAACAAACCGAGGTAGCAGAACAGCAACAGCAGACAGTTAACAAATAGTTTTAACATTCTGTTCCAACGCTTTTTCAGTTTTGGGTTGAGTGCAGAGTCTTACACAGTGACGTAGGAGAACTGTCCACAGAACTGTCGCTGGATGACATTCTGCAGGTGAGGGTTCTTCTGCTTGGACAGcgtgtcctccagcagagacaagAAGAGCTTTGAAAACTCTTGGGCATCCTTAAAATAAAACCGATTCAAGTCAGTTCAACTTCATAGATACAACCCAATATCACAAACCACATGTTTGACTCCTGAGCTTTACGATGTGTTCACTATACAATCGTCTCTATTTGACCTCATGCAGCCTCGTCAAGTAGAACTCTGCATCAAAAAGCCTTCTCCCGGAATTCATTCAAGTTAGATAATTTGAGTCTTTTTAAACTACTTCtcagtttttattgtttgtctGTGCATGGAGTCTGTTATAAAAGGCTGAAGTTACCGAATTGTTGTGTATGTTGTGTTACGTTGTGTCCTTAAGcatgaattgaattgatgcaGCTAATGTAATGCAAAAGACAAGGCATTAAATAATTGTCTGTGTTAGCATACTGTGATATTACGATTATACCACTGCTTTAATAGACACGCAGTCGCTCCCCATCTGTGTGGATTCTGCTACAGAACAGTGGAATTAATAGTTGGTTCATTATCCACTGCGTTTGATCACAGTTGGTCTGATTTCAAGACATCCCTTTGTGCTCAGGCAACTTATAACAAATGGTATTTTTGACCATTGAGGTCTTGAGACAATACAATAATACAGAGTTCTACAGTCGGATACGTAAGAGAGAAGGTTCCAGGACGCATACACAATCATCTTTAGAGAGACTGTGAAAGCAGCTCTGTGTTTCTAAATGAAGGTTCCGATGATCGGCCTCGTGGGTCGCAGGGAtttacctgctgctgcccggTGTCCAGGCCCAGTGCTTTGACCAGTCCTGTTGGGTCGATGTATTTTCTGTTGCTGTTCT
The Gasterosteus aculeatus chromosome 17, fGasAcu3.hap1.1, whole genome shotgun sequence DNA segment above includes these coding regions:
- the usp48 gene encoding ubiquitin carboxyl-terminal hydrolase 48, whose protein sequence is MAPRLQLEKAAWRWVETVKPEEIRPEHIELAYRVNLPACKRGTCRRNCKGNPNCLVGIGEQAWLGDIDENAFHNIDDPNSERRDKNTFVGLTNLGATCYVNTFLQVWFHNLELRRSLYQCHNSRAEEHNAESEYEPQSICEHLQYLFALLQNSNRKYIDPTGLVKALGLDTGQQQDAQEFSKLFLSLLEDTLSKQKNPHLQNVIQRQFCGQFSYVTVCNECGRSSALPSRFYELELNIQGNKNLTECVTEFLKEEKLDGENRYFCESCQTKQCATRRIRLHSIPPTLNLQLMRFVFDRQTGHKKKLNTFISFPEQLDMGPFLEGKADHKCVYELSAVLIHRGISAYSGHYIAHVKDARTGDWYKFNDEEIEKMEGKKLQLGTEEDIAETVKSQTRKPKCSKGYHCSRNAYMLVYKVQEEENTDPSWTNVEVPAFLQRLVDQDNHKFEEWCNEMADMRKQSVDKGKAKHEEVKELYELLPAKDGEPYEFIPLEWLKKWLEDSTATKEIDNSLFLCCHGKLHPDRVADSKRVSLQAAQLLYERYGGGPRMDGSSLCRECVGQRCRVLRLKNQLNEDYKEVTNLVKRTLSGEGYWVGKASLRSWRQLALEQLEEDEHETKHSNGQTNGQGPHKEFGSELSEGNGDEMKTFNEDIVCCHGALSILETERKLVSSEVWTKLREYFPKAPEFTQIQESCQQCLTLEQEEKDNEAVSKMMALDQKNQLLNLFNEKNRPTLNKWPEDTDVLYIVPLFFVDEWRKFIRRPTKSSPVSNVGNTLLLCPHGGFMFTYDSLINGDGQHVALLWPSEWEVISRLFIVDQAISIHCFRETSLSDATTQYTTQPDICWECRESFLFQQQRDLREYTQATIYIRKVIEDQRMMKEAAPELNASSSEAEEDKEEVPKVDGETDLDFSQSQDGAKRLKLSDDCTAASAPATNMTKLGGIRRSTRHRKLRGEKALIVSANQTLKELKIQIMHAFSVAPFDQNLSIDGKSLTDDSATLGSLGVIPESIICLKADEPIADYAAMDDVYQVRMPEEGFKGTGLLGH